The following coding sequences lie in one Leptospira selangorensis genomic window:
- a CDS encoding nucleotide pyrophosphohydrolase, whose protein sequence is MNFDEAQKTVDDWIKTIGVKYFSELTNLAILMEEVGEFSRLVARKYGDQSFKKGEDPEGLSKELGDILFVLTCLANQMGISMEEAFKATLEKNSTRDKDRHKNNPKLKDL, encoded by the coding sequence ATGAACTTCGACGAAGCCCAAAAGACGGTAGACGATTGGATCAAAACCATCGGGGTTAAATATTTTTCTGAACTTACAAACCTAGCAATCCTAATGGAAGAAGTAGGAGAATTTTCAAGACTTGTAGCTAGAAAATACGGCGACCAATCTTTCAAAAAGGGAGAAGATCCGGAAGGCTTATCCAAGGAGCTAGGAGATATACTTTTCGTTCTAACCTGTTTGGCAAATCAAATGGGAATTTCAATGGAAGAAGCTTTTAAGGCCACCTTGGAAAAGAACTCCACCAGAGACAAGGATCGTCATAAGAACAATCCTAAGTTAAAAGATCTTTAA
- a CDS encoding ubiquinone/menaquinone biosynthesis methyltransferase has protein sequence MASFQMPSSDTKADFVRVNFNRIASKYDRFNDCSSFFLHRSWKNRLVEEIEAETKGPIRVLDLCCGTGDISIRLERSQRVESLLSLDFSENMLEVAKTRLERPINQGRVKIEWGDATNLSQIKSESLDAVSIGFGLRNVNDLDKALSEIYRVLKPGGVFANLDVGKVKNPFIKAFADFYFFRIVPLFGYVLWGGKNEMFDYLPVSSLYYPDQEGLKSKLEQTGFEKVRYTNFVFGNSVLHIGKKPNRP, from the coding sequence ATGGCCTCTTTTCAAATGCCTTCTTCAGATACGAAGGCGGATTTCGTTCGAGTAAATTTTAACAGGATCGCTTCCAAGTACGATCGTTTCAACGATTGTAGTAGTTTCTTCTTACATAGATCTTGGAAGAATAGACTGGTAGAAGAGATCGAAGCTGAGACCAAAGGGCCAATTCGAGTTTTAGATTTATGTTGCGGAACTGGAGATATCTCCATCCGTCTAGAAAGATCCCAAAGAGTGGAATCTTTATTGAGCCTGGACTTCTCCGAAAACATGTTAGAAGTCGCGAAGACCAGACTTGAAAGACCGATCAATCAAGGCAGAGTCAAGATAGAATGGGGAGATGCCACAAATCTTTCTCAGATCAAAAGTGAAAGCCTGGATGCAGTCAGCATCGGTTTCGGTTTAAGAAATGTGAACGATCTAGATAAGGCTTTATCAGAAATTTATAGAGTTCTCAAACCCGGCGGAGTATTCGCAAACCTGGACGTGGGAAAGGTTAAAAATCCTTTTATAAAAGCATTTGCTGATTTTTATTTTTTCAGGATCGTTCCTCTTTTCGGTTATGTACTCTGGGGAGGTAAAAACGAAATGTTCGATTATTTGCCGGTCTCTTCTCTTTATTACCCGGACCAAGAAGGTTTAAAATCCAAATTGGAACAAACAGGTTTTGAGAAAGTTAGATATACCAATTTTGTATTCGGGAATAGCGTTCTTCATATAGGAAAAAAACCTAATAGACCGTAG
- a CDS encoding MotA/TolQ/ExbB proton channel family protein, producing the protein MKDLGFLQGLDWVSSLIILLSVWNLGTFIHVWSILPKRKESLKQNFLTENNPSIWEEKLSEVLFPIETKLSWMKHLAGISTMLGLLGTVLGISEAFSSLQEAGTVSLDAFAGGIKLALVTTILGLFVAIPSLFGFQFLKHRLLDLEREALSWLKIPPR; encoded by the coding sequence ATGAAAGACCTAGGCTTTCTACAAGGATTGGATTGGGTTTCCAGCCTTATCATCCTTCTTTCCGTTTGGAATCTCGGAACCTTTATCCATGTATGGAGTATTCTTCCCAAAAGAAAAGAATCCTTAAAACAAAACTTCTTAACTGAAAACAATCCTTCCATATGGGAAGAAAAACTTTCAGAAGTATTATTTCCAATTGAGACCAAACTTTCCTGGATGAAACATCTGGCAGGAATTTCTACAATGTTAGGGCTTTTAGGAACTGTGCTCGGGATTTCAGAAGCATTCTCTTCTTTGCAAGAAGCGGGAACAGTGAGCTTGGATGCATTTGCAGGTGGGATCAAACTTGCACTTGTGACAACAATTTTGGGGTTGTTCGTGGCAATTCCTTCCTTATTCGGATTCCAATTCCTAAAACATAGATTGCTGGATTTGGAAAGAGAGGCCTTGTCCTGGTTAAAGATCCCTCCTAGATAA
- a CDS encoding LruC domain-containing protein, with translation MKKFLALAMIAGFIYNCGHKKNGLLLPFFFLGSQHTTNGGVPGNSGSPGVVFVPGDGSGNPVTPPADNTNNSGGSTTTPSDSNSNSGSGNSNSGSGSSGSNSGSSDQTSSNTNNSNTSDSSNTSGSSSSGNSGSSNDSNSGSSSSPSDTASGNNSGSGSTDSGSGSSSNSGSGDNTSSNNNSSGSSNSSSGDSNTSNGSSNNGNSGSSSDNSNTGSNSNSGNGSNSGSGSTDSSGTPTVAVVVVEDPKGEPSFNYNTTINIPLNLTVLDNKSNVVSGATVLVYDENNNILFQGVSDSSGKVTGTLTVPTSVGNITVDISIGGESISQYISLQSVLGINRTIRYEVNLPTVQITDTDGDGVPDNTDIYPNDATRSTEITYPAEGVFTVAYEDLYPSPGDADFNDYVIQFKNEEDLNSSGKIVRLRGKYQHVAKGAGYKHQLYIKLPVDVGASITYNLTQANGKVEVATNTVNVTAASLKSGYQIFEDSNKTIRGQNAHPGDVFKPGFIATVEIVFNAPVERSKLGSFPYDLYAYVINTKQEIHFPGLYKNNNGTDKYLDITGFPWAILVPGAWKYPYENYDIRKPSETGYSEFNLWVSSGGKEYKTWYYDVTNESKVFPVPSDSSLLGYLFLSVKKFAIFYALGLVIAGGIAVYFLRKKQSLVV, from the coding sequence ATGAAAAAGTTCCTAGCCTTGGCGATGATTGCCGGGTTCATTTATAACTGTGGCCATAAGAAAAATGGCCTATTACTGCCGTTTTTTTTCTTAGGTAGCCAACATACCACAAACGGAGGAGTTCCGGGAAACAGTGGTAGTCCTGGAGTAGTATTTGTTCCGGGAGATGGTTCCGGAAATCCCGTAACCCCGCCTGCAGACAATACTAATAATAGCGGAGGTTCCACCACTACCCCATCAGATTCCAATTCTAATTCAGGAAGCGGAAATTCAAATAGTGGTTCTGGGTCATCCGGTTCCAATAGCGGTTCTTCCGATCAAACTTCTTCCAATACAAACAATTCGAATACTTCAGATTCTTCTAATACGTCCGGATCTTCTTCTTCCGGAAATTCAGGAAGTTCTAATGATTCCAATTCTGGATCTAGTTCTTCTCCTTCTGATACTGCGAGTGGAAACAACTCTGGTTCTGGATCTACCGATTCAGGTTCCGGTTCTTCTTCTAACTCCGGTTCTGGAGATAATACTTCTTCCAACAATAATTCTAGCGGCTCTTCGAATTCTTCCTCCGGAGATTCCAATACATCCAATGGGTCCTCTAATAACGGAAACTCAGGATCTTCTTCCGATAATTCAAACACAGGTTCTAATTCCAATTCAGGAAACGGTTCCAATAGTGGATCAGGATCCACCGATTCTTCAGGAACACCTACAGTAGCTGTAGTGGTGGTAGAAGATCCGAAAGGGGAACCTAGTTTTAACTATAATACTACGATCAATATCCCTTTGAATCTTACCGTATTGGATAATAAGTCTAATGTGGTTTCCGGAGCTACTGTTCTAGTATATGATGAAAATAATAATATACTATTCCAAGGTGTTTCCGACTCTTCCGGAAAAGTGACCGGAACATTAACTGTTCCGACTTCCGTAGGAAATATCACTGTAGATATTTCGATAGGCGGAGAATCTATTTCCCAATATATCAGCTTACAATCCGTTCTTGGGATCAACAGAACGATTAGATATGAAGTAAATCTTCCTACAGTTCAAATAACAGATACTGACGGAGATGGAGTACCTGATAATACTGATATCTATCCGAACGATGCGACCCGTTCCACAGAAATTACTTATCCTGCAGAGGGAGTATTCACCGTTGCTTATGAGGATTTATATCCTTCCCCAGGCGATGCAGATTTTAACGATTATGTGATCCAATTCAAAAATGAAGAAGATCTAAACTCTTCCGGAAAAATCGTAAGACTCAGGGGAAAATACCAACACGTTGCTAAAGGTGCAGGCTACAAACACCAATTGTATATCAAATTGCCTGTGGATGTAGGTGCTTCTATCACTTATAATCTGACCCAAGCTAACGGAAAAGTAGAAGTTGCAACTAACACAGTAAACGTCACTGCTGCCAGCCTAAAATCAGGTTATCAGATCTTTGAAGATTCCAACAAAACCATTCGTGGACAGAACGCCCACCCTGGTGATGTATTCAAACCTGGATTTATCGCAACTGTGGAGATCGTATTCAATGCTCCTGTAGAAAGATCTAAATTAGGATCCTTCCCTTACGATCTGTATGCATATGTGATCAATACTAAACAAGAGATCCATTTCCCTGGATTGTATAAAAACAATAATGGAACGGACAAATATCTGGACATCACAGGATTTCCTTGGGCGATTTTGGTTCCGGGAGCTTGGAAATACCCGTATGAAAATTACGATATTAGAAAACCTTCCGAAACGGGATATTCTGAGTTCAATCTTTGGGTATCTTCCGGTGGAAAAGAATACAAAACTTGGTACTATGATGTGACCAACGAGTCCAAGGTATTCCCTGTTCCAAGCGATAGTAGTTTATTAGGTTATTTATTTCTATCTGTGAAAAAATTTGCGATCTTCTATGCACTTGGATTAGTGATCGCAGGTGGAATTGCAGTTTATTTCCTGAGAAAAAAACAAAGTTTAGTCGTGTAA
- a CDS encoding PrsW family glutamic-type intramembrane protease — MENWIYLGKPISAILAAWFYWDFYRKTYYSGQGNTFTTFAFFYGMIATGIALAWEVGVFDLFENYSSFSKAMFSGAIPEETSKAILIFLFLKQMKNSSNLADGLYFGLTLGASFGCIENVFYSFKLDFWQGLLRSGTSLPFHTFSGGILGFFILKFLQSRKGNFSGLDLISAFSFLVILHGFYNFLLIQGGLGTVYIPLILGLSFLTLELLVVQAEVTLPFELLQAENLYVDDYSMIRKFSRYDSWLRAAQSKESIKEIPLLRNLSTIRSFISVLLFGVPIFCLNFYLFVPEWIPYYLANISTLEFITLFMEYPAWLGFLFLLRGMINPSFFRERILKIPLFLSVNLGPEGDEEPSLAYSLSRKGFYSPVIREPELNKETTVSFYIAGKNFEKIPVVPVWKNFRPEDPNHESGALYRFPRIPWGLLAWRWFIRIKQQYRNTLDAFS, encoded by the coding sequence ATGGAAAATTGGATATATTTAGGCAAACCGATCTCTGCGATTCTCGCTGCCTGGTTTTATTGGGACTTTTACCGTAAAACCTATTACTCCGGACAAGGAAATACATTCACAACATTTGCATTCTTTTATGGAATGATCGCAACTGGGATCGCTCTTGCTTGGGAAGTAGGAGTATTCGATTTATTCGAGAATTATTCCTCATTCTCCAAAGCAATGTTCTCAGGAGCTATTCCGGAAGAAACTTCCAAAGCAATCCTAATCTTTCTATTCTTAAAGCAGATGAAAAATTCCTCCAATCTTGCGGATGGATTATATTTCGGTCTGACTTTAGGAGCTTCCTTCGGTTGTATAGAGAATGTATTCTATTCTTTTAAACTGGATTTTTGGCAAGGCCTACTCAGATCCGGGACTTCTTTGCCATTCCACACTTTTTCAGGAGGTATATTAGGTTTTTTTATATTAAAATTTCTACAATCTAGAAAAGGAAATTTTTCAGGTTTAGATTTGATATCTGCATTCTCCTTTTTAGTAATTCTTCACGGGTTTTATAACTTCTTACTCATACAAGGAGGACTAGGTACAGTTTATATCCCTTTAATTCTAGGGCTTTCTTTTTTGACCTTAGAATTACTCGTAGTCCAAGCAGAAGTGACTCTTCCGTTCGAGTTATTACAGGCAGAAAATCTATATGTGGATGATTATTCCATGATCCGTAAATTTTCCAGATATGATTCTTGGTTAAGAGCTGCCCAATCTAAAGAGAGTATAAAAGAAATCCCTTTATTACGGAACCTTTCTACGATTCGATCGTTTATCTCAGTTTTACTTTTTGGAGTTCCTATCTTCTGTCTGAACTTTTATCTATTCGTTCCTGAATGGATACCGTACTATTTAGCGAACATCAGCACTTTAGAATTTATCACGTTATTCATGGAATATCCTGCTTGGCTTGGATTTTTATTTCTACTTAGAGGTATGATCAATCCTTCTTTTTTCCGAGAGAGAATTTTAAAAATTCCTTTATTCCTTTCCGTAAACTTGGGACCGGAAGGAGATGAAGAACCGAGTCTTGCCTATTCACTTTCCAGAAAAGGTTTTTATTCTCCAGTGATCCGAGAGCCGGAGCTAAATAAAGAAACCACAGTTTCCTTTTATATAGCCGGGAAAAATTTCGAGAAGATTCCCGTTGTTCCAGTCTGGAAAAATTTCAGACCGGAAGATCCAAACCACGAAAGTGGTGCGCTGTATAGATTTCCAAGGATTCCATGGGGACTTCTAGCCTGGAGATGGTTTATCAGAATAAAACAACAGTATAGAAATACATTAGATGCGTTTTCTTAA
- a CDS encoding ExbD/TolR family protein encodes MRKSILKEEDPGIDLTSFIDVVFILLVFVMLAVSFRKEIRSIPLELPKVGQGEDPKGERVEFALLQDGSYRIGEEKVQKAVLEEKLRQGLVKEKEVRFFADKTANYEEIVKLLDLLSRSGASSLELAVQGQK; translated from the coding sequence ATGAGAAAGTCGATTTTAAAGGAAGAAGATCCAGGAATAGACCTGACCAGTTTTATAGATGTAGTATTTATACTTCTGGTTTTCGTGATGTTAGCCGTCAGCTTTCGAAAAGAGATCAGATCTATTCCATTAGAACTTCCTAAAGTAGGGCAGGGAGAAGACCCGAAAGGAGAAAGGGTAGAATTTGCACTTTTACAAGACGGTTCCTATAGGATCGGAGAAGAAAAAGTCCAAAAAGCGGTATTAGAAGAGAAATTAAGGCAAGGGCTTGTGAAAGAGAAAGAAGTCCGGTTTTTTGCAGATAAAACTGCAAACTATGAAGAGATTGTAAAATTACTAGATCTATTAAGTAGATCAGGGGCTTCTTCCCTGGAGCTTGCCGTTCAAGGGCAAAAATAA
- a CDS encoding O-antigen ligase family protein, translating to MLRWTLVVRDPDGNLGIVWIQFLAGLLPNLHHRKSGRMFTAAFALLSPGLLLYGEGGYLYLSALFAGAIFGIFLRQYISTFYGHPANDDDPVLRYFYINRPYKNSLEFTKNPRTAFLILAVFLLLDRLLAYFGTDPLTSWILQDTEYSSGISSKYAFALSLDSIGSWLSAFLYFFAEETSSHDTDPPGKHWRTGITAGFTGNLILGAIQGLAPSTDFPFTAGNAETFGVSAFFPDAASFGIGMPILFGFFFYQIHSRNWRISSRVLLSLAVFIALGLAGKYQSSGYWLLIIFQTALVIGLTYQRGFRNPIWKYSFIPFVVLGTISVLVGVFFIGGMDWSFTPWQLIREDASNAWTKGKTFSKMLEIFWKDGWIQTLSAWNWFKEAPVFGQGFGGFALHWIESGPRGAYPPNGTQDFALSSWVFLLSEGGILFFLLFFVWIGLESFTRTSYWFLPLLFFPVTFYEPWTSGAGILGFLIIWLLSASGPSTRTLPKWWMVPAFNLVCLLFGLGLTAKAFIRQSSQSQGPEFRYEERKTYQLSAKAKFQEKAGGRYHSFRSGTSWILGDKGNISIRIALDEAPKAGKPVYIRWIFSDQNGVELQSRSTPLNTTVNQVGLGVPAGAKTLTAKVMRISWYQAGPSEFYIGTDDFDGLNRIR from the coding sequence TTGCTACGCTGGACACTTGTAGTAAGAGATCCGGATGGGAATCTTGGAATTGTATGGATCCAGTTCCTGGCTGGATTACTTCCCAATCTTCATCATAGAAAGTCGGGTAGAATGTTCACTGCGGCATTCGCGTTACTTTCTCCCGGATTATTGCTCTATGGAGAAGGTGGATATTTATACTTATCCGCTTTATTTGCCGGGGCGATTTTTGGGATTTTCCTGAGACAATATATCTCCACTTTTTACGGTCATCCTGCAAATGACGACGACCCAGTATTAAGATATTTTTATATAAACCGTCCTTATAAGAATTCTCTCGAATTCACAAAAAATCCTAGAACCGCGTTTTTGATCTTAGCGGTATTTTTGCTTTTGGATAGGCTACTTGCGTATTTTGGAACGGATCCTTTGACTTCTTGGATCTTGCAGGATACTGAATATTCTTCCGGGATCTCTTCGAAGTATGCGTTCGCATTGAGCTTGGACAGTATAGGCTCATGGTTGTCCGCATTCTTATATTTCTTTGCAGAAGAAACAAGTTCTCATGATACAGATCCTCCTGGAAAACATTGGAGAACAGGGATCACTGCAGGTTTTACTGGAAATTTAATTTTAGGTGCGATCCAAGGACTTGCTCCTTCTACTGATTTTCCTTTTACCGCAGGGAATGCGGAAACATTCGGAGTCTCCGCATTTTTTCCGGACGCTGCTTCTTTTGGAATAGGGATGCCGATATTATTCGGATTTTTCTTCTATCAGATCCATAGTAGAAACTGGAGAATCTCTTCCAGAGTTCTATTAAGTCTAGCGGTATTCATTGCACTTGGGCTTGCTGGAAAATACCAAAGCTCGGGTTATTGGCTTCTGATCATTTTCCAAACCGCATTAGTGATTGGACTTACTTACCAAAGAGGATTCAGAAATCCGATCTGGAAATATTCTTTTATTCCATTTGTCGTACTCGGGACAATCTCCGTTTTGGTTGGGGTATTTTTTATAGGTGGGATGGACTGGTCCTTCACTCCTTGGCAATTGATTCGCGAAGATGCGTCTAACGCATGGACCAAGGGAAAAACATTCTCCAAAATGTTGGAAATTTTCTGGAAGGATGGTTGGATCCAGACCTTATCCGCATGGAATTGGTTTAAAGAAGCTCCAGTATTCGGACAGGGATTCGGCGGATTTGCACTTCATTGGATCGAATCTGGACCTAGAGGAGCTTATCCTCCAAACGGAACCCAGGACTTTGCATTAAGTTCTTGGGTTTTCCTTCTTTCAGAAGGTGGGATCCTGTTCTTCCTTTTGTTCTTTGTATGGATCGGTCTGGAATCGTTTACTAGAACTTCTTATTGGTTTTTGCCACTTCTATTCTTTCCAGTTACTTTCTATGAACCTTGGACAAGCGGCGCAGGTATATTAGGTTTTCTTATAATATGGTTATTAAGCGCTTCCGGACCTTCTACCCGAACCCTGCCTAAATGGTGGATGGTTCCTGCATTCAATTTGGTTTGTTTATTATTCGGTTTGGGATTAACTGCAAAAGCATTCATCCGACAATCTTCCCAATCGCAAGGGCCTGAATTCAGATACGAAGAAAGAAAGACCTACCAACTTTCCGCAAAGGCAAAATTCCAGGAGAAGGCCGGGGGAAGATATCATTCTTTCCGTTCCGGGACTTCTTGGATATTGGGTGATAAAGGGAATATCAGTATTCGAATCGCTTTGGACGAAGCTCCTAAGGCAGGAAAGCCGGTATATATCCGTTGGATCTTCTCCGACCAGAATGGCGTGGAATTACAATCCAGAAGCACTCCTTTGAATACTACAGTGAACCAAGTAGGTTTAGGAGTTCCTGCAGGAGCCAAAACTTTAACTGCAAAGGTGATGAGGATTTCTTGGTACCAAGCGGGTCCGTCTGAGTTCTATATTGGGACCGACGATTTTGACGGTTTGAATCGGATTCGTTAA
- a CDS encoding MBOAT family O-acyltransferase has product MIFTSTLFFVFFLIVYVLYWSWDSRKYREWILLIASLVFYASWNPPFLLHLLGIVFLNYLFLKPIARTKSKKLLTIIVLIDLINLGIFKYFYFVSDNLFYATNLSLFNTSTFSFRIILPLAISFYTFQVMAFVIDVYRGKVEELPNFFHFTLFLLFFPQLVAGPIMRAKDFFPRLENLRIHKTAIFTGLFLIGLGACKKILIADNLGGLIDPVFLRPREYGSGSLLLATIGFTWQVYSDFSGYTDVAKGCALLFGFNIPRNFNAPFFSKNIHELWRKWHITLGTWLKDYIYIPLGGSRGSEARTNINQTITFALGGLWHGANWTFLAWGLSHGLFLFVERTFERKGIKILPETGKFFTGIRIFWTYSLFTLAGVFFRTINISDSFYFFESWFYHIRPEQANTLSFNLVIPYIIGGFIFHSAEAPTHYPLWFQRNRTKLLLAFLLIGALIFGNYAGKGQDFIYFAF; this is encoded by the coding sequence ATGATCTTTACCTCCACTTTATTTTTCGTATTCTTCCTGATTGTTTATGTTCTGTACTGGTCTTGGGATAGCCGCAAGTACAGAGAATGGATCCTATTAATTGCATCCTTAGTATTCTATGCTTCTTGGAATCCTCCCTTTCTTTTACATCTATTAGGGATCGTATTCTTAAATTATCTTTTCCTAAAGCCGATTGCTAGAACAAAAAGTAAAAAACTACTTACGATCATAGTCTTGATTGACCTGATCAATTTAGGAATATTCAAATATTTTTATTTTGTTTCGGACAATCTTTTCTACGCCACAAACTTATCCCTGTTTAATACGAGTACATTCTCTTTTAGGATCATCCTTCCTTTAGCGATCAGCTTTTATACATTCCAAGTAATGGCTTTCGTGATAGATGTGTATCGTGGAAAAGTAGAGGAACTTCCTAACTTCTTCCATTTTACTTTGTTCTTATTATTTTTCCCTCAATTGGTTGCGGGACCTATCATGAGGGCTAAAGATTTTTTCCCAAGATTGGAAAATTTAAGAATTCATAAAACTGCGATTTTTACTGGACTATTCCTAATTGGACTCGGTGCATGTAAGAAGATCCTAATCGCGGATAATTTAGGCGGTTTGATCGATCCAGTATTCTTAAGACCCAGGGAATATGGAAGTGGATCCTTACTCTTGGCTACAATCGGTTTCACTTGGCAAGTATATTCGGACTTCTCGGGTTACACGGATGTAGCTAAAGGTTGTGCTTTATTATTTGGATTTAATATTCCGAGAAACTTCAACGCTCCATTCTTCAGTAAAAATATCCATGAGCTTTGGAGAAAATGGCATATTACCCTTGGAACCTGGCTCAAGGATTATATCTATATTCCTCTAGGTGGAAGCAGAGGCTCTGAAGCCAGAACGAATATCAACCAAACAATCACATTTGCTTTGGGTGGACTATGGCATGGAGCCAATTGGACTTTCTTAGCTTGGGGACTTTCTCATGGACTGTTCTTATTTGTGGAAAGAACCTTTGAAAGAAAAGGTATTAAGATCCTACCTGAAACGGGAAAATTTTTCACAGGAATTCGGATCTTTTGGACCTATTCATTATTTACGCTTGCAGGTGTATTCTTCCGAACTATTAATATAAGTGATTCTTTTTACTTTTTCGAAAGTTGGTTCTACCATATTCGCCCGGAACAGGCAAATACCCTATCTTTCAATTTAGTAATTCCTTATATTATAGGTGGATTTATTTTCCATTCTGCGGAAGCTCCAACACATTATCCTCTTTGGTTCCAAAGAAATAGAACCAAACTTTTACTTGCCTTCCTTTTGATCGGAGCTTTGATTTTCGGAAATTACGCGGGCAAGGGACAAGACTTTATCTACTTTGCATTTTAG
- a CDS encoding DUF1574 family protein, with translation MKRIPLLHRKILWIPLGIAALLLVWDRLLSSEKIRPYTETGAEYYFYNMKDKVLSTMKKETDSKTEAQKVLTFFGTSHMGEFSLEEFEKESPGLIVYNLSGPSAPYSFHNFTLEKLLSRKIPLDYAILEYYPDSGTDFANRYPLRYSYDFPFFLRYWNIFSTNEWDSFLKAKVFRTSVFPPRFKEAFSRIKNPSEVQQLVFIRDILINESDKFKGGIPNGLLANTPEDKLGSESERIFNESYKNFKSSKVQEYFLRNFLNTARENHIKVVLWTPLLYSTFSEKVRSAPFFQEWIDLRNKLIQEYPETLVLDMEDYRSRMKCQKFIDPHHLSGGCYAEPTRFLVEFLQEKGNLPKTK, from the coding sequence ATGAAAAGAATTCCTTTGTTACATCGCAAAATTCTTTGGATCCCTCTTGGGATTGCCGCACTACTCCTAGTCTGGGATCGACTCCTTTCTTCGGAGAAGATCAGACCTTATACGGAAACGGGAGCTGAATATTATTTTTATAATATGAAAGACAAGGTTCTTTCTACCATGAAGAAAGAAACCGATTCCAAAACGGAAGCCCAAAAGGTGCTCACATTTTTCGGGACCTCTCATATGGGAGAATTTTCACTCGAAGAATTTGAGAAAGAAAGCCCAGGTCTGATCGTATACAATCTTTCGGGACCTTCTGCCCCTTATTCTTTCCATAATTTTACTTTGGAAAAACTTCTTTCTAGAAAAATCCCTTTGGACTATGCAATTTTAGAATATTATCCTGATTCGGGAACTGACTTCGCAAATAGATATCCATTACGTTATTCTTATGATTTTCCGTTTTTTTTAAGATATTGGAATATATTCTCCACGAATGAATGGGATAGTTTTTTAAAAGCAAAAGTATTCCGAACTTCGGTATTTCCTCCAAGATTTAAAGAAGCTTTTTCCAGGATCAAAAATCCGAGCGAAGTACAACAACTTGTATTCATTCGAGATATTCTGATCAATGAATCGGATAAATTTAAAGGTGGGATTCCTAACGGACTTCTGGCAAATACCCCTGAAGATAAATTAGGATCGGAGTCGGAGAGAATTTTTAACGAGTCTTACAAAAATTTCAAAAGTTCTAAAGTGCAAGAATACTTTCTTAGGAATTTCCTAAATACCGCAAGAGAGAATCATATTAAAGTAGTATTATGGACTCCTCTATTGTATTCCACATTCTCCGAAAAAGTCAGATCGGCTCCATTCTTCCAAGAGTGGATAGATTTAAGAAATAAACTTATCCAAGAATACCCGGAAACTTTGGTACTAGATATGGAAGACTATCGTTCCAGAATGAAATGCCAAAAGTTTATAGATCCACACCATCTAAGCGGCGGATGTTACGCAGAGCCTACTAGATTTCTGGTGGAATTTTTGCAGGAAAAGGGAAACCTTCCTAAAACAAAATGA